One Prunus dulcis chromosome 7, ALMONDv2, whole genome shotgun sequence DNA segment encodes these proteins:
- the LOC117635261 gene encoding uncharacterized protein LOC117635261, with the protein MPDINLNIICRCLHLNPANKLVVQKRRNFVLKRVAIIEAEIDKLLAAGFIKEVSYSKWLANVVLVVERENGNWPFLEALKKGHKDKWDDKCEVAFQNLKTYLTLPPILSKLIPCKDLYIYLAASDLTVNSALIREELGAQHPLHVDGASNQKGAGADVVIIIQDGTLLEQVITLGFLASNNEAEYEALLAGLCVAKELTIKKLAIYSDSQLIMNQASGEYMAKHLRMILYLDKVQELLNAFPTFTIQRVPWAENAHADALPSLGSALDIQFRRFILVEHLDLPSNEEIELIDTMQIDEDPNWQDPVSTS; encoded by the exons ATGCCCGACATCAACCTGAACATCATCTGCCGCTGTCTCCATCTCAACCCAGCCAATAAGCTTGTGGTGCAGAAGAGACGCAACTTCGTTCTCAAGCGGGTAGCCATTATTGAGGCCGAGATCGACAAGCTCCTAGCGGCAGGCTTCATCAAAGAGGTCTCCTACTCGAAGTGGCTAGCCAACGTTGTTCTGGTGGTAGAACGAGAAAATGGCAACTG GCCATTCTTGGAAGCCTTGAAGAAAGGACACAAAGACAAGTGGGATGACAAGTGTGAAGTAgcttttcaaaacttgaaaacctaCCTGACTTTACCTCCCATACTCTCAAAACTGATACCATGCAAAGACTTGTACATCTACCTGGCGGCGTCCGACTTAACTGTCAACTCAGCTCTCATCCGAGAAGAGCTGGGGGCACAACATCCG TTGCATGTAGACGGAGCATCAAATCAAAAGGGAGCAGGGGCAGATGTCGTCATAATTATCCAAGACGGAACTTTGTTGGAACAAGTCATCACACTAGGCTTTCTAGCTTCAAACAACGAGGCAGAATATGAGGCATTGCTCGCTGGACTATGCGTAGCAAAGGAGCTAACAATCAAGAAGCTAGCCATCTACTCAGATTCCCAGTTGATCATGAATCAAGCCTCAGGTGAATACATGGCGAAGCACCTAAGGATGATCTTGTACCTTGACAAAGTCCAAGAGCTATTGAATGCGTTTCCTACCTTTACCATCCAACGAGTACCCTGGGCAGAAAACGCGCATGCAGACGCATTGCCAAGCCTAGGATCAGCACTGGATATCCAGTTCAGACGCTTCATTCTTGTCGAACACCTTGACCTACCAAGCAATGAAGAAATAGAGCTGATAGACACAATGCAAATTGACGAGGACCCTAACTGGCAAGATCCTGTCTCAACTTCTTGA
- the LOC117635263 gene encoding receptor-like protein EIX2, producing MGHNSASIQLVLLITLSGILSLKTIQLGFCSADHNVGCIDIEMKALLKLKQGLTDPSDRLSSWVGEDCCKWSGVGCNNITGHVNRLDLRNGDGATDHAFGGEINPSLLVLKDLVYLDLSMNYFGGVQLPSFFGSLEKLKYLNLSGASFGGIIPHNLGNLSRLLYLDLNNDHDDPIETDLQWLATLSSLKYLNLGGVDLAKAASYWLPTVNMLPSLVELHLPFCGLSILPLTLPSINFTSLSVLDLSGNGLNSTILPWLFNLTELEMLDLTDSSLTGKLPDSLGYLKSLKYLHLSDNSFQGSIPKSIGNLTSLEEFYLGWNQMIGIIPESLWELSSLVSLDIYGNTWEGAITDAHFAKLGGLRKVSIGNNSPNISLVFNISSDWIPPFKLRFLYIRSCQLGPKFPAWLRNQTELTTVVLRNAMLSDTIPDWFWQLDLQLDNLDVAYNQLSGRVPNSLRFSYSSTVDLTSNRFEGPLPLWSSNITWLYLRDNIFSGPIPHNIGQVMPNLTYLDISRNSLSGSIPLSCGNLSQLEFMFISNNHLSGEIPHFGNNIPLLFIVDMSDNSLSGTIPRSLGSLTLLMFLILSSNNLSGEVPSFKNCTYLNILDLGDNKFSGPILASIGESMPCLQILSLRSNSFTGSIPLKLCGLPTLHILDLSHNNLSGNIPHCIGNLSGLKSDYTSEDTNAFGYQGGLEVVLKGRVLEYDSILYLVKSIDLSDNNLSGEIPVGITSLIKLGTLNLSMNHLTGNIPPNIGNLGLVETLDLSMNKLSGSIPQSMVSLTFLNHLNLSYNNLSGKIPTGNQLRTFVDPSIYEGNADLSGCPLPAGCQDNEEAPQVPSGDGGEDDDSKLEKLQFVISMVIGFCAGFWGVFGTLAMKRSW from the coding sequence ATGGGGCACAATAGTGCTTCCATCCAACTTGTCTTACTAATTACACTGTCAGGAATTTTATCCCTTAAAACCATTCAACTTGGTTTCTGCAGTGCTGATCATAATGTGGGATGCATAGACATAGAGATGAAAGCCCTTCTCAAGCTCAAACAAGGCCTCACAGATCCTTCCGACCGGCTTTCGTCTTGGGTGGGAGAAGATTGCTGCAAATGGAGTGGTGTGGGCTGCAACAACATAACTGGACATGTCAACAGGCTCGATCTTCGCAATGGTGATGGAGCAACAGATCATGCATTTGGTGGTGAGATCAACCCTTCTTTGCTTGTTTTGAAAGATTTGGTTTACTTGGATTTGAGCATGAATTACTTTGGAGGTGTCCAACTTCCAAGTTTCTTTGGATCACTAGAGAAACTGAAATACCTCAATCTCTCTGGTGCATCTTTTGGTGGAATCATTCCCCACAATCTTGGAAACCTCTCAAGGTTGCTTTATCTTGATCTTAATAATGACCATGATGACCCAATTGAGACTGACCTTCAGTGGCTTGCAACTCTTTCTTCCTTAAAGTACCTTAACTTGGGAGGAGTGGACCTTGCCAAGGCTGCATCCTATTGGCTTCCCACTGTTAATATGCTCCCTTCACTTGTTGAATTGCATTTGCCCTTTTGTGGACTTTCCATCCTTCCTCTCACTCTTCCTTCTATCAATTTCACATCCCTTTCGGTTCTTGATCTCTCTGGCAACGGTTTGAACTCCACAATACTTCCCTGGTTGTTCAATCTCACTGAACTAGAGATGTTGGATTTGACAGATAGCAGTCTGACAGGAAAACTGCCTGATTCTTTGGGATATCTTAAAAGCTTGAAATACCTCCACTTGTCGGATAACTCGTTTCAgggttcaatcccaaaatcgATTGGAAACTTGACATCTTTGGAGGAGTTTTACCTTGGATGGAATCAAATGATTGGGATCATCCCAGAAAGTCTTTGGGAGCTCTCATCGCTGGTTTCACTTGATATCTATGGCAACACCTGGGAAGGTGCCATTACAGATGCTCATTTTGCGAAACTTGGAGGCCTGAGAAAAGTATCAATTGGAAATAATTCCCCTAACATTTCCTTGGTTTTCAACATAAGTTCTGATTGGATACCTCCTTTCAAATTAAGATTCTTGTACATTAGATCATGCCAACtaggtcccaaatttcctgCATGGCTTAGAAATCAGACTGAGTTGACCACGGTGGTACTTCGAAATGCTATGCTTTCAGACACCATACCAGATTGGTTTTGGCAGTTGGATTTGCAATTAGACAATCTAGATGTCGCTTATAATCAATTAAGCGGCAGGGTGCCGAATTCATTAAGATTCAGCTATTCTTCCACTGTTGATTTGACTTCAAACCGCTTCGAAGGCCCACTTCCACTCTGGTCCTCAAACATTACCTGGCTGTATCTTAGAGATAATATATTTTCGGGGCCAATTCCTCATAACATTGGTCAAGTGATGCCCAATTTGACATATCTAGACATTTCTAGGAACTCTTTGAGTGGAAGCATTCCCCTGTCCTGTGGTAATTTAAGCCAATTAGAATTCATGTTTATCTCAAATAACCACTTGTCTGGTGAGATTCCTCATTTTGGGAACAATATACCGTTATTGTTTATTGTAGACATGTCAGACAACAGTCTCTCTGGTACAATCCCAAGATCCTTAGGCTCTCTTACTTTACTCATGTTCTTGATCCTCTCTAGCAACAACCTTTCAGGTGAAGTCCCTTCCTTTAAAAACTGCACTTACCTTAATATTCTTGATCTTGGTGATAACAAGTTTTCTGGACCGATTCTGGCTTCTATCGGAGAAAGCATGCCCTGTTTACAGATTCTAAGCTTGAGGTCCAACTCATTTACTGGAAGCATCCCTTTGAAATTATGTGGCCTTCCCACTCTCCATATATTGGACCTCTCACACAACAATCTTTCCGGAAATATTCCTCACTGCATAGGTAATTTGAGTGGCTTGAAATCTGATTACACATCTGAAGATACAAATGCCTTCGGTTACCAGGGAGGATTGGAGGTGGTGTTAAAAGGAAGAGTGCTTGAATATGACTCCATCCTTTACCTTGTTAAGAGCATTGATCTCTCGGACAATAACTTGTCAGGAGAGATACCTGTGGGGATAACAAGCCTAATAAAGTTGGGCACCTTAAATTTGTCCATGAATCATTTGACAGGAAATATACCACCAAATATCGGAAACTTGGGGTTGGTAGAAACTCTTGACCTATCAATGAACAAACTTTCAGGTTCAATTCCACAGAGCATGGTTTCTTTAACATTTTTGAATCATCTGAACTTGTCATACAATAACTTGTCCGGGAAAATTCCAACGGGTAACCAGCTTCGGACCTTTGTTGATCCGTCAATTTATGAGGGCAATGCCGATCTTAGCGGGTGTCCATTACCAGCTGGTTGCCAAGACAATGAAGAAGCACCTCAAGTTCCAAGTGGAGATGGAGGAGAGGATGATGATAGTAAACTTGAAAAGCTACAGTTCGTCATCAGCATGGTGATAGGTTTCTGTGCAGGGTTCTGGGGAGTTTTTGGGACTTTGGCCATGAAGAGGTCTTGGTGA
- the LOC117635264 gene encoding uncharacterized protein LOC117635264: MAGPSTAELRTPVFNGENYDFWSIRMKTIVKSHGLWDLVENDFDASDPKKGKEKEEGSKVAEVEKSTMAEILMKDARALGLIQSAVSDQIFPRIVNEETSKGAWDILKQEFRGDKQVRSVKLQGLRREFEYTRMKDSEPLSVYIAKLFDLINQMKSYGEELPRERVVQKLLIILSKSYDSICSVIEHSKDLDTLEIQEVVASLKSFELRLDRHTENSTEKGFTSLNIESKSSKKGSSSGNHKSQKNWKSNGKNWSNKSNSNPKPNASNEGTKTPCKHCEKLHYGKCWFEGKPKCKGCGKLDTYSEIAMGINLYRSGCSNHMTEDERLLVDIRRDVNSKVKMGTGETVQVTGKGTLVIETKREESTFKK; encoded by the exons ATGGCAGGGCCAAGTACTGCTGAGCTTCGCACGCCAGttttcaatggagaaaactatGACTTTTGGAGCATACGAATGAAAACCATTGTGAAATCTCATGGGTTGTgggatttggttgaaaatgatTTTGATGCTTCAGATCCAAAGaagggaaaggaaaaagaagaaggatctAAGGTTGCTGAAGTGGAGAAGTCTACAATGGCTGAGATTTTGATGAAGGATGCTCGTGCACTTGGATTGATCCAAAGTGCAGTCTCAGACCAAATCTTCCCCAGAATAgtgaatgaagaaacctcaaaGGGTGCATGGGATATTCTAAAGCAGGAGTTTAGAGGCGATAAACAGGTACGAAGCGTTAAGCTGCAAGGTTTACGTAGAGAGTTTGAATATACTCGTATGAAGGATAGTGAACCATTGTCTGTTTACATTGCTAaactatttgatttaattaatcaaatgaaaagTTATGGTGAAGAGCTGCCTAGAGAAAGAGTTGTGCAGAAATTGCTGATTATTTTGTCTAAATCGTATGATTCTATATGCTCTGTGATTGAGCATTCCAAGGACCTTGACActcttgaaattcaagaagTGGTTGCATCTCTGAAGAGCTTTGAGCTCAGATTGGATAGGCATACTGAAAACTCCACAGAAAAGGGTTTTACTAGCTTGAACATAGAGAGTAAAAGCTCTAAGAAAGGAAGTTCTTCTGGAAATCACAAATCTCAGAAGAACTGGAAGTCTAATGGAAAGAATTGGAGTAACAAGTCCAATTCTAATCCTAAACCAAATGCATCAAATGAAGGAACCAAAACACCCTGCAAGCATTGTGAGAAACTACACTATGGCAAGTGTTGGTTtgaaggaaaaccaaaatgcaaagGGTGTGGAAAGTTGGACACATACTCAGAGATTGCCATGGGAATCAATCTGTACAGAAG TGGTTGTAGTAACCACATGACTGAAGATGAAAGGCTATTGGTGGATATTAGAAGGGATGTAAATTCCAAGGTGAAAATGGGGACGGGAGAGACAGTCCAAGTTACAGGGAAAGGCACACTTGTGATAGAAACCAAGCGGGAAGAAAGCACATTCAAGAAGTGA